From Mya arenaria isolate MELC-2E11 chromosome 12, ASM2691426v1, the proteins below share one genomic window:
- the LOC128212138 gene encoding uncharacterized protein LOC128212138 yields MCKRSARWISMVAFLQTLLIRDVTSVHLGGTQGTDEVRPFNIQVIERVKIPGDPGTNVQAPVIRRIHGGVHIETAEISHNGAIGRDHTGRDSHTDRQGPSGALRVNSGVGNTYVDLPGQDGNESSFHMVHRDMGHGVGEIHVDLPGQHGNNSPFPIIHRVNDSRVPHRNDNALPMIDKVNLSQESPGARQDSSNSKDRRGFEKTTISSVPVVGAEVHVDFPGQHGNNSLHPVVHRIGSSPIIVEAGHVPNGGMHGGQIAQPGLQGNDSSPVVLRVDQTQGIYRSRQDSSRGELLRGFDRATISSMPHFIRKVLPNFKRKIHMDLPGQHGNSSSNPVVHRTGSSPSIVEANHGLNGEDRVVQIDQPGHHGNDSPSVVQRVDQTQGIYRSRQDDFRGKLLRGFDRGTISSMPYFIRKVLPNFIRKVHVDLPVQHGSNSSHPVVLRTVSPHYTDEAGLTPHSNGKTVHAEQPGQHGNDSLLPVVNMVDRMQGNLRVKQDSSGGKSRRGSERPPISSYTDFKGKVLMDMPAQYRNNSNPVAYRPGSPPNIDKAGHVPHGASKEINLDQPGYHRNDSNPVVQRAIRPHGITQGRQDSSRGKSMRGLASSSVQYFRGKMPVDLHSQLGNNVPPPPHRTGYSPYTDKAGLAPHGGDRKVHTEQLGKHINDGPLPVANMAVRPHGSPQGKQNNFRVKSRRDFERSPISRVSDVGGEVNVDLPGHRTWSPPYINETDNAPHGGGRNVAVDQPGQHGNDSALPVVNPVDRSQSSLMNGRESFLNKRGPPISTFPGIQRFPQTERKQVIFERRFRPHSFRVPRFPGRKSRLRMPTDMFADDDDNDDDIDDDDR; encoded by the exons ATGTGTAAAAGGTCTGCAAGATGGATTTCCATGGTAGCATTTCTGCAGACTTTACTTATTCGTGATGTAACATCCGTCCATTTAGGAG GTACGCAGGGAACAGATGAAGTCAGACCCTTTAACATTCAGGTGATAGAGCGCGTCAAGATCCCCGGTGACCCCGGAACTAACGTGCAGGCGCCCGTCATTAGGCGTATACACGGTGGTGTCCACATTGAGACGGCTGAAATTTCTCATAATGGCGCCATCGGCAGAGATCATACAGGACGAGATTCCCATACTGACCGCCAGGGTCCATCGGGCGCTCTAAGAGTCAATAGTGGCGTCGGGAATACTTATGTTGATTTGCCCGGCCAGGATGGAAATGAGTCTTCGTTTCATATGGTCCATAGAGACATGGGCCATGGAGTTGGGGAAATACACGTTGATCTTCCCGGTCAGCACGGCAATAATTCGCCATTTCCGATTATTCATAGAGTGAATGACAGCCGTGTTCCGCATCGAAATGACAACGCGTTACCGATGATCGACAAGGTCAATCTCTCGCAGGAAAGTCCAGGAGCTAGACAAGACAGCTCCAATAGCAAAGACAGGCGTGGCTTTGAAAAAACGACCATATCTAGCGTCCCAGTTGTTGGAGCGGAGGTGCACGTAGACTTTCCCGGCCAGCACGGTAACAACTCGCTACATCCGGTTGTTCACCGTATTGGGTCGTCTCCCATCATTGTTGAAGCAGGCCATGTCCCGAATGGTGGCATGCATGGTGGTCAAATTGCCCAGCCCGGCCTCCAAGGAAACGACAGCTCACCCGTGGTCTTAAGGGTCGACCAAACGCAGGGAATATACCGAAGTAGACAGGACAGTTCCCGTGGCGAACTCCTGCGTGGTTTTGATAGAGCGACTATTTCTAGCATGCCACATTTTATAAGAAAGGTACTGCCAAATTTTAAACGCAAGATACACATGGACTTGCCCGGCCAGCATGGAAACAGCTCGTCAAATCCGGTTGTTCACCGTACTGGGTCTTCTCCCAGCATTGTTGAAGCAAATCATGGCCTGAATGGTGAGGACAGAGTGGTACAAATTGACCAGCCCGGCCACCATGGAAACGACAGCCCATCAGTGGTTCAAAGGGTCGACCAAACGCAGGGAATATATCGAAGTAGACAGGACGATTTCCGTGGCAAACTCTTGCGTGGTTTTGATAGAGGGACTATTTCTAGCATGCCATATTTTATAAGAAAGGTACTGCCAAATTTCATACGAAAGGTACACGTGGACTTGCCTGTTCAGCACGGTAGCAACTCGTCACATCCAGTTGTTCTCCGCACTGTGTCACCTCATTACACTGATGAAGCGGGCCTAACCCCGCATAGTAACGGTAAGACTGTTCATGCAGAACAGCCCGGCCAACATGGAAACGACAGCCTATTACCGGTGGTAAACATGGTTGATCGGATGCAGGGCAATCTTAGGGTTAAACAGGACAGTTCCGGTGGCAAAAGCAGACGCGGTTCTGAAAGACCGCCAATTTCAAGCTATACAGATTTTAAAGGGAAGGTGCTCATGGACATGCCCGCCCAATACAGAAACAACTCAAATCCGGTTGCTTACCGTCCTGGGTCCCCTCCTAACATTGATAAAGCAGGCCATGTCCCGCATGGTGCCAGCAAAGAGATTAACCTTGACCAGCCCGGCTACCATCGAAACGACAGCAATCCGGTGGTTCAAAGGGCCATCCGACCTCATGGAATAACCCAAGGAAGACAGGACAGTTCCCGTGGCAAAAGCATGCGTGGCTTAGCAAGTTCTAGCGTACAATATTTTAGAGGGAAAATGCCCGTGGACTTGCACAGCCAGCTAGGAAACAACGTGCCACCTCCGCCTCACCGCACGGGATACTCTCCTTATACTGATAAAGCGGGCCTCGCCCCTCATGGTGGCGACAGGAAGGTTCATACAGAACAGCTTGGCAAACATATCAACGACGGCCCATTACCGGTGGCCAACATGGCCGTTCGGCCGCACGGCAGCCCTCaaggtaaacaaaacaatttccGTGTCAAAAGCAGGCGTGACTTTGAAAGATCTCCTATTTCTAGGGTCTCAGATGTTGGAGGGGAGGTTAACGTAGACTTGCCTGGCCACCGTACTTGGTCACCTCCTTATATTAATGAAACAGATAACGCTCCGCATGGTGGTGGCAGGAACGTTGCTGTTGACCAGCCTGGTCAGCATGGAAACGACAGCGCGTTACCGGTTGTCAACCCTGTCGACCGATCACAGAGCAGTCTTATGAATGGACGGGAAAGTTTTCTTAACAAACGCGGACCGCCAATCTCTACCTTCCCAGGTATTCAGCGGTTTCCTCAAACAGAACGTAAACAAGTCATATTCGAACGCCGATTTAGACCACATTCTTTCAGAGTGCCGAGATTTCCAGGCAGAAAGTCGAGGCTTAGGATGCCTACTGATATGTTTgcggatgatgatgataatgatgatgatattgatgatgatgatcgatga
- the LOC128210705 gene encoding peroxidase-like yields the protein MSVLYSVVVFLGVTCLCAHAQMGGTCGGMNLMQLRAMISRAIENARSALNSQKQLNEYFSRTGFDEAMNPTPYMAKTYHQHYAAFSHLNAPAAIQVDSGYIVQHATRQIAQMLMMSPEQLYACPGLRELWQELISPYCIRRDAICDATARYRSIDGSCNNLNNPVWGRSNRPHRRLLKPVYKDDIGEPRKTGVTGEPLPGARTVSNVVHNQDPCCPVKERDLSLYVMQWGQMVDHDLTDTAIAKGAHDATIICCNLTSQVLQSRSECFPIPIAPGDSRFKEPCMNFVRSIAGHSDSCEIGRRDQLNQATSFLDASFLYGHNDEDAGKIRSFQGGKLRMTRDKLFPAGLEDQTHCELQNQGDYCMKSGDFRIHVMPGLTAQQVMFLREHNRLAEALAMMNPTWCDEDIYQEARKIVIAEYQHITYSQWLPHVIGEHLTFQMGLSPTPAGHSTAYRPDIDPSVSNVFGAVAFRFGHTLLQNTVLFMKNQGMHVRNEMAFNRPAMIFSDQAMGCSFVGMGLSLHPSSRADEQVVDSVRNNLFLDMNGRSFDLISLNIQRGRDHGIAGYNAWRQFCGLPYAIHFGTGPGGLVNHTPKNAQKLFSIYRHPDDIDAFAGGLSETPVEGGVIGPLFSCIVGEQFYNLKYGDRFFYENKDKRTGFSQAQLNSIKTMTMSKLMCLHFHTPHVQMNPFRMPGPMNPMMNCQLFDDLDLSLWKQ from the exons ATGAGTGTATTGTACTCTGTGGTCGTCTTCCTCGGTGTCACGTGTCTGTGTGCGCATGCGCAGATGGGTGGCACGTGTGGTGGCATGAATCTAATGCAGCTGAGGGCGATGATATCACGTGCAATCGAGAATGCACGATCTGCACTTAACTCACAGAAACAGCTTAATGAGTACTTTAGCCGGACAG GTTTTGACGAGGCAATGAACCCGACGCCGTATATGGCGAAGACGTACCACCAACATTACGCCGCCTTCTCCCATCTGAATGCCCCCGCCGCTATCCAGGTGGACTCCGGGTACATCGTGCAGCACGCCACCAGGCAGATCGCACAGAT GTTAATGATGAGCCCGGAACAGCTTTACGCATGCCCGGGGCTACGGGAGCTGTGGCAGGAGCTAATTTCGCCCTACTGCATCCGGCGAGACGCCATCTGTGACGCCACTGCACGCTACCGCTCCATCGACGGTTCTTGTAACAACCTCAACAATCCGGTCTGGGGCCGCTCCAACCGCCCACACAGACGTCTGTTGAAACCAGTCTACAAAGATG ACATCGGTGAGCCCCGGAAGACGGGCGTCACAGGCGAACCTCTGCCCGGCGCGCGGACCGTGAGTAACGTCGTTCACAACCAGGACCCCTGCTGCCCTGTCAAG GAGCGGGACCTTTCTCTGTACGTTATGCAGTGGGGTCAGATGGTGGACCACGATCTGACGGACACCGCCATCGCCAAGGGCGCCCATGACGCCACAATCATCTGCTGTAACCTCACTAGCCAAGTACTCCAATCAAG GTCAGAGTGTTTCCCGATTCCTATCGCCCCAGGGGACAGCCGATTCAAGGAGCCCTGTATGAACTTTGTGCGCTCCATAGCCGGTCACAGCGACTCTTGTGAAATTG GACGACGTGACCAGCTGAATCAAGCGACGTCGTTCTTAGACGCCTCCTTCCTGTACGGGCACAATGACGAGGACGCCGGCAAAATCCGCTCCTTCCAAGGAG GGAAACTGAGGATGACAAGAGACAAGTTGTTCCCAGCAGGCCTTGAGGACCAGACCCACTGTGAATTGCAGAACCAGGGCGACTACTGCATGAAGTCAG GTGATTTCCGAATTCACGTAATGCCGGGCCTCACGGCTCAACAGGTCATGTTTTTGAGGGAACACAACCGTCTTGCGGAGGCCTTGGCGATGATGAATCCCACCTGGTGTGACGAAGACATTTACCAGGAGGCCCGTAAAATTGTCATCGCAGAATACCAG CACATCACATACTCCCAATGGCTACCGCACGTGATCGGCGAGCACCTGACGTTTCAGATGGGGTTATCACCCACACCGGCGGGCCATAGCACAGCGTATCGGCCCGACATCGACCCGTCCGTCTCCAACGTGTTCGGTGCCGTCGCTTTCCGGTTCGGTCACACGCTTTTACAGAACACGGTACTCTTCATGAAGAACCAAGGGATGCACGTCCGGAATGAGATGGCTTTCAACCGGCCCGCCATGATTTTCAG CGACCAGGCGATGGGTTGTTCGTTTGTGGGTATGGGGTTGTCGCTGCATCCCTCCAGCCGCGCGGACGAACAGGTGGTGGACAGTGTCCGCAACAACCTCTTCCTTGACATGAACGGCCGCAGCTTCGACCTCATCTCACTCAACATCCAGCGGGGCCGTGACCATGGAATAGCCGG GTATAACGCATGGAGACAGTTCTGTGGACTGCCGTACGCGATCCATTTCGGCACGGGGCCGGGCGGGCTAGTCAACCACACCCCGAAAAACGCACAGAAATTGTTCTCGATCTACAG GCACCCAGACGATATTGACGCGTTTGCGGGCGGCTTGTCGGAAACGCCGGTAGAGGGCGGCGTGATCGGCCCTCTCTTCAGTTGCATTGTGGGAGAACAATTCTACAACCTGAAATACGGCGACAGgttcttttatgaaaacaagGACAAACGGACAGGCTTCTCGCAAG CTCAGCTTAACTCCATTAAGACGATGACCATGTCCAAGCTGATGTGTCTACATTTCCACACACCGCACGTGCAGATGAACCCGTTCAGGATGCCTGGACCAAT GAACCCGATGATGAATTGTCAGCTCTTCGATGACCTAGATCTGTCGCTATGGAAACAGTAA